Proteins found in one Kangiella sediminilitoris genomic segment:
- the guaB gene encoding IMP dehydrogenase, whose translation MRIIEEALTFDDVLLVPGHSTVLPADADLRTKITRDFALNIPLVSAAMDTVTESSLAIALAQEGGMGFIHKNMSIEQQANHVRRVKKFESGIVSDPITVTPDTTVGQLKQMTQQHGISGMPVVEGDHLVGIVTNRDIRFETRDGQPVSSVMTPKERLVTVEEGASQEEILDKLHTNRIEKLLVVNDNFELKGLITVKDINNAETKPNACKDRYGHLRVGAAVGTGAETPDRVSAIVEAGVDIILVDTSHGHSQGVLDRVKWVKDNYPEKQVIGGNVATGAGARALVDAGADGVKVGIGPGSICTTRIVTGVGVPQISAISSVAKELEGTGIPFIADGGIRFSGDMCKALAAGAYSVMVGSMLAGTEEAPGEVELYQGRSYKSYRGMGSLGAMSQKNSSADRYFQSSNAADKLVPEGIEGRVPYKGYMMNIVHQMMGGLRSSMGLTGCKNIEEMRTKAQFVRVTNAGMSESHVHDVSITKEAPNYRV comes from the coding sequence ATGCGCATTATAGAGGAAGCTCTAACCTTTGACGATGTTTTATTAGTACCGGGACATTCTACTGTCCTTCCTGCCGATGCAGACCTGCGTACTAAAATTACCCGAGATTTCGCTCTAAATATTCCACTAGTTTCCGCTGCAATGGATACTGTGACTGAATCCAGTCTTGCTATTGCGTTGGCGCAAGAAGGTGGAATGGGCTTTATCCATAAAAACATGTCGATAGAGCAACAAGCTAACCATGTTCGCCGCGTGAAGAAATTCGAAAGCGGTATTGTTAGCGATCCGATTACGGTGACTCCTGATACTACCGTAGGTCAGTTAAAACAGATGACTCAGCAACATGGCATTTCTGGAATGCCAGTGGTTGAAGGTGATCACCTGGTTGGTATTGTCACTAACCGTGATATTCGCTTTGAAACACGCGACGGTCAGCCAGTATCAAGTGTGATGACACCAAAAGAACGTTTAGTGACGGTTGAAGAGGGTGCAAGTCAGGAAGAAATCCTGGATAAGTTGCATACTAACCGTATTGAGAAACTTTTAGTAGTTAATGACAACTTTGAATTAAAAGGTCTGATCACGGTTAAAGATATTAATAATGCAGAAACTAAGCCTAACGCCTGCAAAGACCGTTACGGTCACCTGCGTGTTGGTGCTGCTGTTGGAACAGGTGCGGAAACTCCGGACCGTGTATCAGCTATTGTTGAAGCTGGTGTTGATATTATTCTAGTAGATACTTCTCATGGTCACTCTCAGGGCGTTCTAGACCGCGTAAAGTGGGTCAAAGATAACTATCCAGAGAAACAGGTCATTGGCGGTAACGTTGCCACTGGTGCTGGTGCAAGAGCTTTAGTTGATGCTGGAGCTGATGGCGTTAAGGTAGGTATTGGTCCAGGTTCAATCTGTACCACACGTATCGTAACCGGTGTTGGAGTCCCTCAGATTTCTGCAATTTCAAGTGTTGCTAAAGAGTTGGAAGGAACTGGAATCCCATTCATCGCTGATGGTGGTATTCGTTTCTCAGGTGACATGTGTAAAGCATTAGCTGCTGGCGCATACAGCGTGATGGTAGGCTCAATGTTAGCGGGTACTGAAGAAGCTCCTGGTGAAGTTGAGTTGTACCAGGGGCGTTCTTATAAGTCGTACCGTGGGATGGGTTCTCTTGGTGCTATGTCTCAGAAGAACAGCTCCGCTGATCGCTATTTCCAGAGTTCAAACGCAGCAGATAAACTGGTACCGGAAGGTATTGAAGGCCGTGTCCCTTACAAAGGTTACATGATGAATATTGTGCACCAGATGATGGGTGGTTTGCGTTCAAGTATGGGTCTTACTGGTTGTAAGAACATTGAAGAAATGCGCACCAAAGCTC
- the xseA gene encoding exodeoxyribonuclease VII large subunit encodes MIQPILQPQEPTEQRKVYSVAEIALRVRRQLEQEIGQIWITGEISNLATPRSGHWYFTLKDSDAQLRCAMFKNRNRSVRFNPEDGQQVLLRAKLSLYEPRGDLQLIAEYMEPAGEGALQIAFNRLKEKLNNEGLFDPELKRPIPAYPNKIGIITSATGAAIRDVLTVLKRRMPQVPIIIYPTQVQGEKAAKTIIQQLKVANERQECDVLLVTRGGGSLEDMWCFNDEQLAREIRNSRIPVVSAVGHEVDTSISDLVADLRAPTPSAAAEMMVPNRIDILHKFQTLERRLINEFQHRLEVTHARLDKLTTRIVHPKQRLAQSQIDLQRLIKQLNTSQERLLEQKASSLSTLSARLKSYNPHKHLEQSTERLVIKEKQLRQAIKHQLKYSQQTFALAAQKLNDISPLATLKRGYSITQDEAGKPLKSATEAKKAKILVTRLNEGEVRSKVIDS; translated from the coding sequence ATGATACAACCAATTTTACAGCCGCAAGAGCCAACCGAACAACGAAAAGTCTATTCAGTCGCCGAAATTGCCCTAAGAGTCCGCCGACAGCTCGAGCAGGAAATTGGTCAGATATGGATCACAGGTGAGATTTCTAACTTGGCCACTCCGCGATCAGGGCACTGGTACTTTACCCTAAAAGACTCCGACGCCCAGTTGCGTTGCGCCATGTTTAAAAACAGAAACCGCAGCGTGCGCTTTAACCCCGAAGACGGGCAGCAAGTGTTACTCAGAGCAAAGCTGAGCCTTTATGAGCCACGAGGCGATCTACAGTTAATTGCCGAATATATGGAGCCGGCAGGTGAAGGTGCGCTACAAATAGCCTTTAACCGTCTTAAAGAAAAACTTAATAATGAAGGGCTGTTTGATCCGGAACTGAAACGCCCTATCCCGGCTTATCCAAATAAAATCGGTATTATTACTTCTGCTACAGGTGCTGCCATTCGAGATGTCCTTACCGTCCTCAAGCGCCGTATGCCACAGGTACCCATAATTATCTACCCTACGCAGGTGCAAGGTGAGAAGGCAGCAAAAACCATCATTCAACAATTGAAAGTTGCGAATGAACGGCAGGAGTGCGATGTTTTACTGGTAACAAGAGGCGGTGGCTCGCTGGAAGATATGTGGTGTTTCAACGATGAACAGCTTGCTCGTGAAATACGTAATAGTCGTATTCCGGTAGTATCTGCGGTTGGTCACGAGGTTGACACCTCGATCAGCGATCTGGTTGCTGACCTGAGGGCTCCTACACCTTCTGCCGCAGCTGAAATGATGGTACCTAACCGCATAGACATCCTGCACAAGTTCCAGACATTGGAGCGGCGCCTTATAAATGAATTTCAGCATAGACTTGAAGTTACCCATGCCAGACTGGACAAGCTAACGACTCGAATTGTCCATCCAAAGCAAAGGTTGGCACAAAGCCAGATAGACCTGCAAAGGCTTATCAAGCAGCTAAATACCTCTCAGGAACGCCTTTTAGAACAGAAAGCTTCTTCTCTGAGTACGCTCTCAGCTCGGCTAAAGAGTTACAACCCTCATAAACATCTGGAGCAGTCCACGGAACGTTTAGTTATAAAAGAGAAACAGCTACGTCAGGCAATAAAACATCAGCTGAAATATTCCCAGCAAACATTCGCACTGGCAGCACAGAAACTTAACGATATTAGCCCGCTAGCGACTTTAAAAAGAGGCTATAGCATTACTCAAGATGAAGCCGGAAAACCTTTAAAGTCTGCTACAGAAGCGAAAAAGGCAAAGATATTAGTTACGAGATTAAATGAAGGGGAAGTAAGAAGCAAAGTGATCGATAGCTAG
- the der gene encoding ribosome biogenesis GTPase Der, translating to MLPVIALVGRPNVGKSTLFNRLTKSRDALVANLPGLTRDRQYGQAKLKGQPFIIIDTGGIAGDEEGIDDLMAKQSLQAVEEADIVLFLVDARSGMTAADEYVAEQLRRQQKPVILVVNKVDGVHADAALAEYYSFGYQTILPLAAEHGRGVSTLVDTVLESLDLEQVEQDEQTIEELQAQGLKLAVVGRPNVGKSTLINRFLGEERVVVFDMPGTTRDSIYIEMERRGKPYTLIDTAGVRRRGKVKEAVEKFSVLKTLQAISDANVVIMVMDAREPITDQDLSLISHIIEAGRSMVIAINKWDGMTEEDRDDVKMEIDRRLGFVDFARVHFISALHGSNVGHLWDSVDEAWKSALVEMTSSKLTRLLEQAYDRHQPHAVKGRRIKLRYAHPGGHNPPIIVIHGKQVSKLQESYKRYLINFFRKKLNLIGTPIRLETKEGDNPFADKTNKSRELTRRQRLKKKRAIKKFGKK from the coding sequence ATGCTTCCTGTCATTGCGCTCGTTGGTCGACCCAACGTCGGTAAATCTACCCTGTTTAATCGGCTGACAAAGTCGCGCGATGCCCTTGTAGCTAATCTGCCAGGTCTGACTCGGGATAGACAGTATGGTCAGGCCAAATTGAAGGGTCAGCCATTTATCATTATTGATACCGGCGGTATTGCGGGTGATGAAGAAGGTATCGACGACTTGATGGCCAAGCAGTCTTTACAGGCTGTGGAAGAAGCTGACATAGTTTTATTCCTGGTTGATGCTCGGAGCGGTATGACCGCGGCTGATGAATATGTGGCAGAGCAATTAAGACGTCAGCAGAAACCAGTTATATTGGTAGTCAACAAAGTTGATGGTGTTCACGCCGATGCCGCATTGGCAGAATATTACAGCTTTGGTTATCAGACGATTTTGCCCCTTGCCGCTGAGCACGGTCGTGGTGTCTCGACTCTGGTTGATACAGTTTTGGAAAGCCTCGATTTAGAACAGGTTGAGCAGGACGAGCAAACGATTGAGGAATTACAGGCGCAAGGCCTAAAGCTAGCTGTTGTTGGGCGTCCTAATGTGGGCAAGTCAACACTAATAAATCGTTTCCTTGGTGAGGAGAGGGTTGTTGTGTTTGATATGCCGGGAACCACGCGTGACAGCATTTACATTGAAATGGAGCGTCGTGGAAAGCCCTACACGTTGATTGATACGGCGGGTGTCCGACGCCGAGGAAAAGTCAAAGAGGCTGTCGAGAAGTTCTCGGTTTTAAAAACCTTGCAGGCAATCAGCGACGCCAATGTGGTTATCATGGTGATGGATGCCCGTGAACCAATTACCGATCAGGACTTAAGCCTGATTAGTCATATCATTGAAGCGGGACGCTCGATGGTTATTGCGATCAATAAATGGGATGGTATGACCGAGGAAGATCGTGATGACGTGAAGATGGAAATAGATCGCCGTCTCGGTTTTGTGGATTTTGCTCGAGTCCACTTTATTTCAGCTCTGCATGGCTCTAATGTTGGACATCTTTGGGATTCAGTCGATGAAGCGTGGAAAAGTGCTTTAGTCGAAATGACCTCATCCAAACTCACCCGTCTATTAGAGCAGGCCTACGATCGTCACCAGCCGCACGCGGTTAAAGGGCGTCGTATCAAACTTCGTTACGCGCATCCGGGTGGTCACAACCCCCCGATTATCGTTATCCATGGCAAACAGGTCAGTAAACTACAGGAAAGCTATAAGCGTTATCTGATTAATTTTTTCAGAAAGAAATTAAACTTAATTGGAACGCCTATCCGACTCGAAACAAAAGAAGGGGATAACCCTTTTGCGGATAAGACTAACAAAAGTCGTGAACTAACACGCCGTCAGCGATTAAAGAAAAAACGTGCTATTAAGAAGTTTGGTAAGAAGTGA